Proteins encoded in a region of the Desulfuromonas acetexigens genome:
- the ccsA gene encoding cytochrome c biogenesis protein CcsA codes for MTEFAQILLWGAFLCYLLSVNLYLLHALIRRPLLWRGAFALVGLGFLLHSLCLGLRWYLAGYLPVTNLFSTLFFFSWALAAVYLYFELRYRIHAAGLFVMLLNLLLLGTALPRDSALKPLIPALDTPLFTLHIAFSFLGYAFFAMAFSLGVLYLVQRRLATALLPDLALLRRLNEEAIFLGFTLFSLCMLFGGIWAQVAWGYYFSWNIKGLWSFLVWLFYAGMCHAKFVRRWQGTGYAGLSILGFALVLFTYLGIGLLMSSNHPLD; via the coding sequence ATGACCGAATTCGCTCAGATCCTCCTCTGGGGAGCCTTCCTCTGCTACCTGCTCTCCGTCAATCTCTATCTGCTCCACGCCCTGATCCGCCGTCCGCTCCTCTGGCGCGGCGCCTTCGCTCTGGTCGGGCTCGGCTTTCTGCTGCACAGCCTCTGCCTCGGGCTGCGCTGGTATCTGGCCGGATACCTGCCGGTGACCAACCTCTTTTCCACCCTCTTTTTCTTCAGCTGGGCGCTGGCGGCCGTCTACCTCTATTTTGAGCTGCGCTACCGGATTCACGCCGCCGGGCTCTTCGTCATGCTACTCAACCTGCTTCTGCTCGGCACCGCCCTCCCCCGCGACAGCGCCCTCAAACCGCTGATCCCGGCCCTCGACACCCCGCTCTTCACCCTGCACATCGCCTTTTCCTTCCTTGGCTATGCCTTCTTCGCCATGGCCTTCTCCCTTGGCGTCCTTTATCTCGTTCAACGCCGTCTCGCCACGGCGCTTTTGCCCGACCTTGCCCTGTTGCGCCGACTCAACGAGGAGGCGATCTTTCTCGGTTTCACCCTTTTCAGCCTGTGCATGCTCTTCGGCGGCATCTGGGCCCAGGTCGCCTGGGGCTACTATTTTTCCTGGAACATCAAGGGGCTCTGGTCCTTCCTCGTCTGGCTCTTCTACGCCGGGATGTGCCATGCCAAATTCGTCCGACGCTGGCAGGGGACAGGCTATGCCGGCCTCTCCATCCTCGGCTTCGCCCTGGTTCTCTTCACCTACCTGGGAATCGGTCTGCTCATGAGCAGCAACCATCCCCTCGACTGA
- a CDS encoding cytochrome c biogenesis protein ResB, which produces MSRFRPLLKDFWKLCCSLKLAIVLATLATLTAFGGSLLMPSRPWIFANMDSVNLGEWLAHQGRQYPGVTWWIHLYGVLLLLLGLNTACCVTDWLVHLRGRWRKSGEYLIHLGFVLLLAAYLWGSLAGFRVAGETIAVGETRPVPRLPGYYLRLHGVEPVLGPSGRPMDVRSSLSLLRGETVVAEQAVRANHPLIWKGLTVLGVSFDQRNDGFRFTGSLGTVELRAGSRIALPDGGELHILDYRPNGARRGSGGGLFEPVFFGEIRYPGQPSEHVRYALREGLPSALTRIGLDLRPLAPLQQPVSILAIHYDPGLALAFAGALVMTLGILLAIGSFYYKRSRGDRPLL; this is translated from the coding sequence ATGTCCCGATTCCGCCCTCTGCTCAAAGATTTCTGGAAGCTCTGCTGTTCCCTCAAGCTCGCTATCGTCCTGGCAACCCTGGCGACCCTGACCGCCTTCGGCGGCTCTTTGCTGATGCCTTCCCGCCCCTGGATCTTCGCCAACATGGACAGCGTCAACCTCGGCGAATGGCTGGCCCACCAGGGCCGACAGTATCCGGGCGTGACCTGGTGGATTCACCTCTACGGCGTGCTGCTGCTGTTGTTGGGGCTGAACACCGCCTGCTGTGTCACCGACTGGCTCGTCCATCTGCGCGGGCGCTGGCGCAAGAGCGGCGAATATCTCATCCACCTCGGCTTCGTCCTGCTGCTCGCCGCCTATCTCTGGGGGAGTCTGGCCGGTTTCCGCGTCGCCGGGGAAACGATCGCCGTCGGCGAAACCCGGCCAGTGCCGCGCCTGCCCGGTTACTACCTGCGCCTGCATGGGGTCGAACCGGTACTCGGACCAAGCGGCCGGCCCATGGATGTGCGCAGCTCCTTGAGTCTGCTGCGAGGGGAGACGGTCGTGGCGGAACAAGCCGTGCGTGCCAATCACCCCCTGATCTGGAAAGGCCTGACCGTTCTCGGGGTTTCCTTCGACCAGCGCAACGACGGTTTCCGCTTCACCGGCAGCCTTGGCACGGTGGAGCTGCGGGCCGGCAGCCGGATCGCCTTGCCGGACGGCGGCGAGCTGCACATCCTCGACTATCGCCCTAACGGCGCGCGGCGAGGAAGCGGCGGCGGTCTGTTCGAGCCGGTCTTTTTTGGCGAAATCCGCTATCCCGGCCAGCCGTCAGAGCACGTCCGCTATGCCCTACGCGAAGGCCTCCCCTCCGCTCTGACTCGCATCGGCCTCGACCTGCGCCCGCTGGCCCCCCTCCAACAACCGGTGAGCATCCTCGCCATCCACTATGATCCCGGTCTTGCCTTGGCCTTTGCCGGCGCATTGGTGATGACCCTGGGAATTCTGCTGGCGATCGGTTCTTTTTACTACAAACGCTCCCGAGGGGACCGGCCGCTCCTCTGA
- a CDS encoding DUF4388 domain-containing protein, protein MIRNLFISLLLVALFPLSAWSALTFGAVPREGGLIRDDAQARQFAAALENQLGEEVDVRLFRDEATLHAWLNRYQLVDIASLSRDYVKRQSAGEFILLSGSGAFGSLDSFVLRQGTNRRLVPRLQTTINRLSADPQVRRIFQPAPVPPAQPKVAATKTKPQRAAKAVKATPARKAKAAQSKVAPKPTATKPKSTAKTLPASVPTATDGKTSESAGVSPAPSPVSAPASAPTAATPAPAVEATPPVGAEPTATAETDPTKPEPEVAPTPSTAVQQQTAQTPAPAPAPVDAKPAPSLFGLKGLLLTLAAALAATGLGLLLFQRRRRAAPQEPIYTGKTPLAAGDSIITAARVKEQLYGERPSPGASILKEAALDDVAVAPLPIEDQLPPVDEEAAPQQEVKASSFSNLAALIAEADTEEESPFEPFFPEVSPAESIESESSIPTTDAVNPEAEPEQVLSWGQENETEAEELMTNRVENGSAADDLPDDLGYDEDPEGLAILPPEEPTEPEKSEEFPWLEKTEEPADQVFAEEPLPEAPFAFAGENEAESEIPGALPLEETSFPWDSPEAAPEELQQTSVEEPEASADVAETLPPFPFEEESDATDIPLPVVNPEDPWAQEPVETDPLPTWENTAGGEGGSSSPLPDGFLKVDLADEFGGESTALPTFSDIPESHEFCSEPQGGEIPMVETPSYLNFFHGPETVAAAAAVTPTEMPRPKAAVSRPRSAAKRPSLSIQGELGGTQAPALLKLISGQRKPGRLRVLTAVDEKHLHFHRGHIAAVHSFHPTDGSPTAFLMHKLGDLLLRRDLITPQQLERATEICSLQPHRRIGEILLETSPLTEGDLRDTLHIQAEEILFSWLFTPHGRFEYVATKNNVPPHEDLGIDVNDLLRKAALQVDEWKGLRRTIPSLETRIDFKGNGRAKLQHARMPASQENILSLVDGRHTVREICQKSGIFELEVCRFLAAMIKGRILQINQDE, encoded by the coding sequence ATGATTCGAAACCTCTTCATCTCGCTCCTTCTCGTCGCCCTGTTCCCTCTTTCCGCCTGGTCGGCCCTGACTTTCGGCGCGGTGCCGCGCGAGGGGGGACTGATCCGCGACGATGCCCAGGCCCGGCAATTCGCCGCCGCCCTGGAGAATCAATTGGGGGAGGAGGTGGATGTGCGCCTCTTCCGGGACGAAGCGACCCTGCATGCCTGGCTGAACCGTTACCAACTGGTCGATATCGCAAGTCTGTCCCGGGATTACGTGAAGCGGCAATCCGCCGGGGAATTTATTCTCCTCTCCGGCAGCGGCGCCTTCGGCTCGCTCGACTCCTTCGTCCTCCGCCAGGGGACCAACCGCCGCCTGGTGCCCCGGCTGCAGACAACGATCAACCGCCTCTCCGCAGACCCGCAGGTACGGCGGATTTTCCAACCGGCTCCCGTGCCGCCCGCCCAACCGAAAGTCGCCGCGACGAAAACAAAACCGCAGCGTGCCGCTAAGGCGGTCAAAGCCACCCCAGCAAGGAAGGCGAAGGCGGCCCAAAGCAAAGTGGCGCCCAAGCCGACGGCGACTAAACCAAAATCGACCGCGAAGACCCTGCCAGCGTCAGTTCCCACAGCAACTGATGGGAAAACCTCAGAGTCGGCCGGTGTTTCTCCGGCACCAAGCCCGGTCTCGGCCCCGGCGTCCGCACCGACAGCCGCGACACCAGCCCCGGCTGTCGAAGCGACTCCCCCGGTCGGTGCGGAACCGACGGCGACCGCCGAAACGGATCCGACCAAGCCGGAACCTGAGGTGGCCCCCACACCGAGCACCGCCGTACAACAGCAAACCGCCCAAACTCCCGCACCTGCTCCCGCACCGGTCGACGCAAAACCCGCGCCTTCCCTGTTCGGCCTGAAAGGTCTCCTCCTCACCCTGGCCGCCGCTCTCGCCGCGACCGGGCTGGGCTTGCTCCTCTTCCAACGGCGGCGCCGGGCTGCCCCCCAGGAACCGATTTACACCGGCAAAACGCCTCTCGCCGCGGGCGACTCGATCATCACCGCTGCCCGGGTCAAGGAACAACTTTATGGCGAGCGGCCATCCCCGGGCGCATCGATATTGAAAGAGGCAGCACTCGATGACGTCGCTGTCGCACCGCTTCCCATTGAGGACCAACTTCCCCCCGTCGATGAAGAAGCGGCGCCACAACAAGAGGTGAAAGCATCCAGTTTTTCGAATCTGGCCGCCCTCATCGCAGAAGCGGACACGGAAGAGGAATCTCCTTTTGAACCGTTTTTTCCCGAAGTCTCTCCCGCCGAAAGCATCGAAAGTGAAAGCTCCATTCCGACGACGGACGCCGTGAACCCTGAAGCGGAACCGGAGCAGGTACTTTCCTGGGGACAGGAGAATGAAACCGAGGCGGAAGAGTTGATGACCAACAGAGTGGAAAACGGCTCGGCGGCCGATGACCTCCCCGATGATCTCGGTTATGACGAAGATCCCGAAGGGCTTGCGATCCTCCCGCCGGAGGAGCCGACGGAACCGGAGAAAAGCGAGGAGTTCCCCTGGCTCGAAAAGACCGAAGAGCCGGCGGATCAGGTCTTTGCCGAAGAACCGTTGCCGGAGGCTCCCTTCGCGTTCGCCGGGGAAAATGAGGCGGAGTCCGAGATTCCTGGCGCCCTGCCCCTTGAAGAGACCTCCTTCCCCTGGGACAGCCCGGAAGCGGCACCGGAAGAACTCCAACAGACAAGCGTCGAAGAACCGGAAGCCTCCGCCGATGTCGCGGAAACGCTTCCCCCCTTTCCTTTTGAAGAAGAGTCCGACGCCACGGATATCCCTCTGCCGGTGGTCAATCCGGAAGACCCCTGGGCGCAAGAGCCGGTCGAGACGGACCCCCTCCCAACCTGGGAAAACACTGCGGGGGGTGAGGGTGGATCCTCTTCGCCCCTGCCGGACGGTTTCTTGAAAGTCGACCTTGCCGACGAATTCGGCGGAGAGTCTACCGCCCTGCCGACCTTCAGCGACATCCCGGAATCCCATGAGTTCTGCTCCGAGCCGCAAGGGGGAGAGATTCCGATGGTGGAAACCCCCAGCTATCTGAATTTTTTCCACGGTCCGGAAACGGTCGCAGCGGCGGCGGCAGTGACGCCGACCGAAATGCCGCGCCCGAAGGCGGCCGTCTCCCGCCCCCGTTCAGCAGCCAAACGCCCGAGCCTGAGCATCCAGGGGGAACTGGGGGGGACACAGGCCCCGGCCCTGCTGAAGCTCATTTCCGGCCAGCGCAAGCCCGGTCGGCTCAGGGTATTGACGGCCGTCGACGAAAAACACCTGCACTTCCATCGTGGACATATCGCTGCCGTTCACTCGTTCCACCCGACGGACGGCTCGCCCACGGCCTTTCTCATGCACAAGCTCGGCGACCTGCTGCTGCGTCGCGATCTGATTACTCCCCAGCAACTGGAGCGCGCCACGGAAATCTGCTCGCTGCAACCCCACCGGCGCATCGGGGAAATCCTTTTGGAAACCTCCCCCCTGACTGAAGGGGATTTGCGCGACACCCTCCATATCCAGGCCGAAGAGATCCTCTTTTCCTGGCTCTTCACCCCCCATGGCCGCTTCGAATACGTGGCGACGAAGAACAACGTCCCGCCCCATGAAGACCTGGGGATCGACGTGAACGACCTGCTGCGCAAGGCGGCCTTGCAGGTCGACGAATGGAAAGGCCTGCGGCGGACGATCCCGTCGCTGGAAACGCGGATCGATTTCAAAGGAAATGGCCGGGCCAAATTGCAGCACGCGCGCATGCCCGCCAGCCAGGAAAATATTCTCTCCCTGGTGGATGGCCGGCACACGGTGCGGGAGATCTGCCAGAAATCGGGAATTTTCGAGCTCGAAGTCTGCCGCTTCCTCGCGGCGATGATCAAGGGCAGGATTTTGCAGATCAATCAGGACGAGTAA
- a CDS encoding acetate kinase has translation MKILSLNCWGRSVNYHLLDWRKKVILARGTVERVVVGDGSVSHEVTGRGIWQIPVDCPDHASAIEVILRTLTSADFGVLDSVAEIAAVGHRVAHGGERFTCSVLIDDEVVAAIRSVEHLAPLHNGPNLAGIDATRRLLPKIPQAAIFDTAFHQGMPPKAYVYPLPHEWYEKHGVRRYGFHGASHLFMAKRGAVLLGKPANAVNLITVHLGKGVSLCAIRNGRSVDTSMGMTPLEGPAMGSRCGDIDAGIFPYIMQAEQLAPKDYTSILNQKSGLAGIAGGTGERREILEGAAAGDLRCQLAQEIEGYRLRKYIGAYFAALGRVDALIFTSNYSDVGWSVREKALAGLEFLGIDLDREQNRQADRDEGETLITRPDSRLPVYAIPVADGLVFAEDVAAILNGGCRDHMENDYSFGQEDFVMPWREREV, from the coding sequence ATGAAGATACTTTCGTTGAATTGCTGGGGTCGTTCCGTCAACTATCATCTGCTGGATTGGCGGAAAAAAGTCATCCTCGCCCGCGGCACCGTCGAGCGCGTGGTGGTTGGCGACGGATCGGTCAGTCATGAAGTGACCGGCCGGGGGATCTGGCAGATCCCCGTCGATTGTCCCGATCACGCCAGTGCCATTGAAGTGATTCTGCGTACCCTGACCTCGGCGGATTTCGGCGTACTCGATTCCGTTGCCGAGATCGCCGCGGTCGGTCACCGGGTGGCGCACGGCGGCGAACGGTTCACCTGCTCGGTCCTCATCGACGATGAAGTCGTGGCCGCCATCCGCTCCGTGGAACATCTGGCTCCCCTGCACAACGGCCCCAACCTCGCCGGCATCGACGCCACCCGCCGGCTACTTCCCAAGATCCCTCAGGCGGCGATCTTCGACACCGCCTTCCATCAGGGGATGCCCCCCAAAGCCTACGTCTATCCCTTGCCCCATGAATGGTATGAAAAGCATGGCGTGCGCCGCTATGGCTTTCACGGCGCCTCCCATCTCTTCATGGCCAAGCGTGGCGCGGTGCTGCTCGGCAAACCGGCCAACGCCGTCAACCTGATCACGGTGCATCTGGGCAAGGGGGTTTCCCTCTGCGCCATCCGCAACGGCCGTTCCGTCGATACCAGCATGGGCATGACCCCCCTCGAAGGGCCCGCTATGGGCTCCCGTTGCGGTGATATTGACGCGGGGATTTTCCCTTATATCATGCAGGCGGAGCAGCTCGCCCCCAAGGACTACACATCGATCCTCAACCAGAAGAGCGGTTTAGCGGGGATTGCCGGGGGGACGGGAGAACGGCGGGAAATCCTGGAAGGGGCTGCCGCCGGCGATCTTCGCTGTCAGTTGGCCCAGGAGATCGAAGGTTACCGCTTACGCAAATACATCGGCGCCTACTTTGCCGCCCTCGGTCGCGTCGACGCGCTGATTTTTACCTCCAACTACAGCGATGTGGGCTGGTCGGTGCGCGAGAAGGCCCTGGCTGGGCTGGAGTTTCTTGGCATCGATCTGGATCGGGAGCAAAACCGCCAGGCGGATCGGGATGAGGGAGAAACCCTGATCACCCGACCGGACTCCCGGCTTCCGGTCTACGCGATTCCGGTCGCCGATGGACTGGTCTTTGCCGAGGACGTGGCCGCCATCCTCAACGGCGGCTGTCGCGATCATATGGAAAACGACTATTCCTTTGGGCAGGAGGATTTCGTCATGCCCTGGCGGGAACGGGAAGTCTAG
- a CDS encoding sensor domain-containing diguanylate cyclase — protein MTLPLNKTFQEMTAVFDELLSSLSTLQGLGSLDLGQCGEGQLLQEALVSLVENYGVERCALFFVEAGSERPVAAVAWCNGTLKICSEGGNACCDEVPPLEAAFVEQVVRSGEVCLCDDCLADDALNPLVKEGSPRSLLGSPLVVGGERVGVLLLAAFEPQRFGAWQQRFIPLFALFLGQAMMSSRLLHNLEKQVRERTRQLENVLRETQELKERYQSLAMVDALTGLYNRRFFFSEGALLVARALRYRHTATFVIIDLDFFKRVNDRYGHGMGDQVLKDVADTLRNRLRETDILARIGGEEFAVILPETGIDGATELTERLRKSIRDLVWTAKGEDFGITFSAGLAALPVPSEHPEQQDLGHSDMLEQLFSQADKALYEAKAQGGDRLKVGAL, from the coding sequence ATGACACTCCCCCTCAATAAAACTTTTCAGGAGATGACGGCCGTTTTCGATGAGCTGTTGTCCTCCCTTTCCACCCTCCAGGGGCTGGGTTCCCTCGATCTTGGCCAGTGCGGCGAAGGACAGCTCCTGCAGGAGGCGCTTGTTTCCCTGGTAGAAAATTATGGTGTCGAGCGCTGCGCCCTCTTCTTTGTCGAGGCCGGAAGCGAACGCCCCGTCGCCGCCGTGGCCTGGTGCAACGGCACCCTGAAAATCTGTTCCGAGGGGGGAAATGCCTGCTGCGACGAGGTTCCTCCCCTCGAGGCCGCCTTTGTCGAGCAGGTGGTTCGCTCCGGCGAGGTTTGCCTTTGTGATGACTGTCTGGCCGATGACGCACTCAACCCCCTGGTGAAGGAGGGCTCCCCCCGCAGTTTGCTTGGTTCCCCCCTGGTGGTGGGCGGAGAGCGGGTCGGCGTTTTGCTCCTTGCGGCCTTCGAACCCCAGCGGTTCGGCGCCTGGCAACAGCGTTTCATCCCCCTCTTTGCGCTCTTTCTCGGGCAGGCGATGATGTCGAGCCGGCTCTTGCATAATCTGGAAAAACAGGTTCGGGAACGAACCCGTCAGTTGGAGAATGTGTTGCGGGAAACCCAAGAGCTGAAAGAGCGTTATCAGTCCCTGGCCATGGTCGATGCCCTGACCGGCTTGTACAATCGGCGGTTTTTCTTCTCCGAAGGGGCCCTGCTGGTGGCTCGGGCCCTACGTTATCGGCATACGGCGACCTTCGTGATTATTGACCTCGACTTTTTCAAGCGGGTCAATGATCGTTATGGCCATGGAATGGGGGATCAGGTTCTCAAGGATGTGGCCGATACCCTGCGCAACCGGTTGCGGGAGACGGACATTCTCGCGCGGATTGGTGGTGAGGAGTTTGCGGTGATCCTCCCGGAGACCGGTATTGACGGCGCGACCGAACTCACCGAACGCTTGCGTAAATCGATTCGCGACCTGGTCTGGACCGCGAAGGGGGAGGATTTCGGGATCACCTTCAGCGCGGGCTTGGCGGCTTTGCCGGTCCCCTCGGAGCATCCCGAGCAGCAAGATCTCGGTCACTCCGATATGCTGGAGCAGCTCTTTTCCCAGGCGGACAAGGCTCTTTACGAAGCCAAGGCGCAAGGAGGGGATCGGCTGAAGGTCGGCGCTTTATAA
- a CDS encoding HDOD domain-containing protein codes for MNQDSRSRLFRLQDLAPPSPMAKEILAVLADDQADLEEVAAIVETYPELTTRILRCANSAYYGHRGKIQSVAEAIIRVLGLSMAKALALSLALESSLRVQSCPGFREERHWYLSVVTAHLARALTPLHRGTPSPSPGAAYAAGLLHNLGTRALVALYPEEMNRVFTSEEADPHALTQQLLGVDAEQAGTLLARRWGLPEPLCEAIGRCRSPLAVLRDNPLAELVAVAVRLAETSLDHEGLPPFPEPVGTHWGRREEIDQVIAEVIQRAEEFRNMARTLTRHGVDA; via the coding sequence TTGAATCAGGACTCCCGATCCAGGCTCTTTCGCTTGCAGGATCTCGCCCCCCCGTCCCCCATGGCGAAGGAGATCCTCGCCGTGCTCGCCGACGATCAGGCGGATCTCGAAGAGGTCGCCGCCATCGTCGAGACCTATCCGGAATTGACGACCCGCATCCTGCGCTGTGCCAATTCCGCCTACTACGGTCATCGGGGGAAGATCCAGTCGGTGGCCGAAGCCATCATCCGGGTGCTCGGACTCTCCATGGCCAAGGCCCTGGCCCTCTCCCTCGCTCTCGAAAGCTCCTTGCGGGTCCAGTCCTGCCCGGGATTCAGGGAAGAGCGCCACTGGTATCTTTCCGTTGTCACCGCCCACCTGGCCCGGGCCTTGACGCCGCTCCATCGCGGGACGCCCTCTCCCTCGCCGGGGGCGGCCTATGCCGCCGGGCTACTGCACAATCTCGGGACGCGCGCCCTGGTTGCGCTCTATCCCGAAGAGATGAATCGGGTTTTCACCAGCGAGGAGGCCGACCCGCACGCCTTGACGCAGCAACTGCTCGGTGTCGATGCCGAACAGGCCGGCACCCTTTTGGCGCGGCGCTGGGGGCTACCCGAACCGCTGTGCGAGGCGATCGGACGCTGTCGCTCCCCTCTGGCGGTCCTGCGCGATAACCCCCTGGCCGAGCTCGTTGCGGTCGCGGTTCGACTTGCCGAGACGTCCCTGGACCATGAGGGTCTGCCCCCCTTTCCGGAGCCCGTGGGAACCCACTGGGGCCGGCGCGAGGAAATCGATCAGGTGATCGCCGAGGTGATCCAGCGGGCCGAGGAATTTCGCAACATGGCCCGGACCCTGACCCGGCATGGAGTTGATGCCTGA
- the dxs gene encoding 1-deoxy-D-xylulose-5-phosphate synthase — translation MNLEKINNYPPAIKDLSLTELKDLAEELRERIVATTSVNGGHLASSLGVVELTIALHRVLDTPTDKIVWDVGHQAYAHKLLTGRLDRFSTLRRLDGISGFPKRSESPYDAFGVGHSSTSISAALGMAAARDARGGREKVVAIIGDGSLTSGLAFEGLNQAGDLKKDMVVILNDNEMSISPNVGALASFLSRKMTSDLFVRMKKDAKSILSGMPHFGKDLLNLARRAEDSLKGFFTPGMLFEAFGFDYVGPVDGHQLEDLMETLENVSRLKGPVLLHVLTKKGKGYAPAEENPALFHGIGPFDRQTGQVKSSAGGPPSYTEVFGASLIALAEADPRVVAITAAMPEGTGLIEFSKRFPERFFDVGIAEQHAVTFAAGLAANGLRPTVALYSTFLQRAYDNVLHDVCLQNLPVTFALDRGGLVGADGPTHHGVFDLSFLRHIPNLAVMAPRDEIELRRAIRTSLVAEGPFAYRYPRGAALGLPIPEVIEPLEIGRGEKLREGTDGTFLALGVGVAAALEAAERLQEEGLSLAVVDARFVKPLDSELILAEARATGLLLTVEENALQGGFGSAVLELLADQGASPRVLRFGVPDRFVEQGTQDELRQRIGIDAASLVAQVREHFAQGASAQNSRITLATGV, via the coding sequence ATGAATCTGGAAAAGATCAATAACTATCCCCCCGCCATCAAGGATCTCTCCCTCACGGAACTCAAGGACCTGGCTGAAGAGTTGCGTGAGCGGATTGTCGCCACGACATCCGTCAATGGCGGGCACCTGGCCAGCTCCCTGGGGGTGGTGGAACTGACCATCGCCCTGCACCGGGTGCTCGATACGCCGACGGACAAGATCGTCTGGGATGTGGGGCATCAGGCCTATGCCCACAAGCTGCTGACCGGCCGTCTCGACCGTTTCTCCACCCTGCGCCGGCTGGACGGCATCAGCGGTTTTCCCAAGCGCAGCGAAAGCCCTTACGACGCTTTCGGCGTCGGGCACAGCAGCACCTCGATCTCGGCGGCGCTCGGCATGGCGGCGGCCCGCGACGCCCGCGGGGGACGGGAAAAGGTGGTGGCGATCATCGGCGACGGTTCGCTGACCTCGGGGCTGGCCTTCGAAGGGCTGAACCAGGCTGGCGATCTGAAGAAGGATATGGTCGTCATTCTCAACGACAACGAAATGTCCATTTCCCCCAATGTCGGGGCGCTGGCCTCCTTCCTCAGCCGCAAGATGACCTCCGACCTCTTCGTGCGCATGAAGAAAGACGCCAAGTCCATCCTCTCGGGCATGCCCCATTTCGGCAAGGATCTGCTCAATCTGGCCCGTCGCGCCGAGGATTCCTTGAAGGGCTTTTTCACCCCCGGGATGCTTTTCGAGGCCTTCGGCTTCGACTACGTCGGCCCGGTGGACGGCCATCAGCTCGAAGATCTCATGGAGACCCTGGAGAATGTTTCCCGGCTCAAAGGCCCGGTGCTGCTCCATGTCCTCACCAAAAAGGGGAAGGGCTATGCTCCGGCCGAGGAGAATCCGGCGCTTTTCCATGGCATCGGTCCCTTTGACCGTCAGACCGGGCAGGTCAAAAGCAGCGCCGGTGGCCCTCCCAGTTATACCGAGGTCTTCGGTGCGAGCCTCATTGCCCTGGCCGAAGCCGATCCCCGGGTGGTGGCGATTACTGCCGCGATGCCCGAGGGGACCGGACTGATCGAATTCTCCAAACGCTTTCCCGAACGGTTCTTCGACGTTGGCATCGCCGAACAGCACGCCGTGACCTTTGCTGCCGGACTGGCGGCGAACGGACTGCGTCCCACCGTCGCCCTCTATTCGACCTTTCTGCAGCGGGCCTACGACAATGTGCTGCACGATGTCTGCCTGCAGAACCTGCCGGTGACCTTTGCTCTCGACCGGGGCGGACTGGTCGGCGCTGACGGTCCGACCCATCACGGGGTCTTCGATCTCTCCTTTCTGCGTCACATCCCCAATCTGGCGGTCATGGCCCCCCGGGATGAAATCGAACTGCGCCGCGCCATTCGCACCTCCCTGGTCGCAGAAGGTCCCTTCGCCTACCGCTATCCTCGGGGGGCGGCGCTGGGGCTGCCCATTCCCGAGGTCATCGAGCCGCTGGAAATCGGCCGGGGGGAGAAGTTGCGCGAGGGGACAGACGGCACTTTTTTGGCGCTTGGCGTTGGGGTGGCAGCGGCGCTGGAAGCCGCCGAGCGTTTGCAGGAGGAGGGACTCTCCCTGGCCGTGGTCGATGCCCGTTTTGTCAAGCCCCTTGACAGCGAACTGATCCTCGCCGAAGCCCGTGCCACCGGGCTGTTGCTGACCGTCGAGGAGAACGCCCTGCAGGGCGGTTTCGGTTCGGCGGTGTTGGAACTGCTCGCCGATCAGGGCGCAAGCCCCCGCGTGCTCCGTTTCGGGGTGCCCGACCGCTTTGTCGAACAGGGGACCCAGGATGAGTTGCGTCAACGTATCGGTATCGATGCGGCAAGCCTGGTGGCGCAGGTGCGCGAACATTTCGCTCAGGGAGCTTCAGCGCAAAACTCTCGTATTACCTTGGCGACCGGTGTTTGA
- a CDS encoding polyprenyl synthetase family protein: MDLHSYLDERIALVEQALDRYLPDAATLPGRLHEAMRYSIFAGGKRIRPVLALAACEAVGAPTERALPVACALEMIHTYSLIHDDLPAMDDDDLRRGRPTNHKVFGEATAILAGDALLTQAFVLLSDPDFCSGLSPATLPRIIHLVARCSGSMGMVGGQVVDMESEGQTVDFPVLEYIHTHKTGALILASVQAGGLVGAADDSAMQALSGYAGAAGLAFQIADDILDVVGESAALGKGVGGDQARGKITYPALLGLNEARARARELKERAIEYLAPLGAPAEPLREIARYIVDRGC, encoded by the coding sequence ATGGATTTGCACAGCTATCTCGATGAGCGGATCGCTCTGGTCGAACAGGCGCTGGACCGTTATCTTCCCGATGCGGCGACTTTGCCCGGGCGGCTGCACGAAGCCATGCGCTACTCGATTTTCGCCGGTGGCAAACGCATTCGGCCGGTGCTGGCTCTGGCCGCCTGCGAGGCGGTGGGCGCGCCAACCGAGCGGGCGTTGCCGGTGGCCTGCGCCCTGGAAATGATCCATACCTATTCGCTGATTCATGACGACCTGCCGGCCATGGACGATGATGATCTGCGCCGGGGGCGGCCGACCAATCACAAGGTCTTCGGTGAGGCGACGGCGATTCTCGCCGGCGACGCCCTGCTGACTCAGGCCTTTGTCCTGCTTTCCGATCCGGACTTCTGTTCGGGTCTGTCCCCCGCGACCCTCCCCCGCATCATCCATCTCGTCGCCCGCTGTTCCGGGTCGATGGGGATGGTCGGTGGCCAGGTGGTCGATATGGAATCGGAAGGGCAAACCGTCGATTTTCCCGTTCTCGAATATATCCACACCCATAAGACCGGGGCGTTGATCCTGGCCTCGGTTCAGGCTGGGGGGCTGGTCGGCGCCGCCGACGACAGCGCCATGCAGGCCCTGAGCGGTTATGCCGGTGCTGCTGGTCTGGCCTTCCAGATCGCCGACGATATTCTCGATGTGGTCGGCGAAAGCGCGGCCCTGGGTAAGGGGGTCGGTGGGGATCAGGCGCGGGGGAAGATCACCTATCCTGCCCTGCTGGGGCTGAACGAAGCGCGCGCGCGAGCCCGGGAACTCAAGGAACGGGCCATCGAATATCTGGCGCCTCTGGGCGCCCCCGCTGAGCCTCTGCGGGAAATCGCCCGCTATATTGTCGATCGCGGCTGCTGA